Proteins encoded within one genomic window of Bacteroides sedimenti:
- a CDS encoding response regulator transcription factor → MKLLIIEDEHELSKSIVTYLAAENYLCQQAFTFDEAMEKVSLYSYDCILLDLMLPGGNGLDILTEIKLQNNPAGVIIISAKDSLDDKICGLKIGADDYLSKPFHLPELSMRIYALIRRRQFFSNNTLTINNLIINLLNKEVVANGKIINLTKTEYELLLFLVGNKNRVVSKSALAEHLSGDMADMFDSQNFVYAHIKNLKAKLADAGCPDYIKNVYGTGYKWIE, encoded by the coding sequence ATGAAGCTACTAATAATTGAAGATGAGCACGAGCTTTCAAAGAGTATCGTAACCTACCTTGCAGCAGAGAACTATCTTTGCCAGCAAGCCTTTACGTTTGATGAGGCCATGGAAAAGGTCTCCCTCTACTCTTATGATTGCATTTTACTGGATTTAATGTTACCTGGAGGAAACGGTCTGGATATACTCACAGAAATTAAGCTACAGAACAATCCTGCCGGCGTTATTATTATTTCCGCAAAAGATTCATTGGACGACAAGATCTGCGGACTCAAGATTGGGGCAGATGATTATCTCTCCAAGCCTTTTCATCTTCCGGAATTAAGTATGCGTATCTATGCCCTTATCCGCCGCCGTCAATTTTTCAGCAATAATACTTTAACTATAAACAATCTGATTATCAATCTGCTTAATAAAGAAGTAGTAGCAAATGGAAAAATTATTAATCTGACAAAAACTGAATATGAGCTTCTTTTATTTCTCGTCGGAAACAAAAATAGAGTTGTATCTAAAAGCGCTTTGGCAGAACACCTGAGCGGAGACATGGCAGACATGTTCGACAGTCAGAACTTTGTTTATGCTCATATAAAAAACCTAAAGGCCAAGCTGGCAGATGCAGGTTGTCCCGATTATATTAAAAATGTTTATGGAACCGGATACAAATGGATAGAATGA
- a CDS encoding sensor histidine kinase, whose amino-acid sequence MDRMKSLLQKSLSRFTICTVIILLLATPLFYLLTKYFYAEDLREIVEAAQSGVPLPKTDLEQDMIVGIALQFVLIMSVLLASLILMLKLISKRLWAPFDETLRQLEHFSLEKEIPPLFTVSDIKEFNRLNSVLTQLIKNNLRSYKIQKEFTENASHELQTPLAVFQSKLDLLLQQPNMTQQQAEIVLSLYEVSARLTRLNKNLLLLAKIDNKQYTQMELIDIVQIIERTLPLLSEFTQEIKIRKEIQVTSFTIRANKALLESLINNLFINAVRHNVVKGEITIIITPNQLIISNTSSEEQLDKELVFERFHRSSEKINGNGLGLAIVKAICNFHGWGIDYQYNAGNHEFIINF is encoded by the coding sequence ATGGATAGAATGAAAAGTCTCCTTCAAAAAAGCCTTTCAAGGTTCACAATTTGTACAGTAATTATTCTTTTACTAGCAACCCCACTCTTTTATCTTCTTACCAAGTATTTCTATGCAGAAGATTTAAGGGAAATAGTTGAAGCTGCCCAATCAGGAGTTCCTCTTCCGAAAACAGACCTTGAACAAGACATGATTGTAGGCATTGCATTGCAGTTCGTTTTAATAATGAGCGTTTTATTGGCTTCATTAATCCTAATGTTAAAATTAATTTCCAAACGGCTTTGGGCTCCCTTTGATGAAACACTGAGACAACTTGAACATTTTTCGCTTGAAAAGGAAATTCCTCCTCTATTTACGGTAAGTGACATAAAAGAATTTAATCGACTAAATTCCGTTCTCACTCAATTGATCAAGAACAATTTACGCAGTTATAAGATACAGAAAGAGTTTACCGAAAATGCATCACACGAATTACAAACGCCTCTGGCTGTTTTTCAAAGCAAACTCGATTTATTGCTGCAGCAGCCCAATATGACCCAACAACAAGCCGAAATTGTACTAAGCCTATATGAAGTCTCTGCACGTCTTACACGTCTGAACAAGAATCTTCTCTTGCTTGCAAAGATAGATAACAAGCAATACACACAAATGGAACTTATTGATATAGTTCAGATAATAGAAAGGACTTTGCCTCTACTGAGCGAATTTACCCAAGAAATAAAAATACGGAAAGAAATACAAGTTACATCGTTTACAATAAGGGCAAATAAAGCTCTTTTGGAAAGTCTGATTAATAATTTGTTTATAAATGCCGTACGTCACAATGTTGTTAAAGGAGAGATCACCATTATTATAACGCCCAATCAACTAATTATTTCTAATACGTCCTCTGAAGAACAGTTGGATAAAGAATTAGTATTCGAACGTTTCCACCGTTCATCAGAAAAGATAAATGGAAACGGCTTGGGGCTAG